A stretch of Leptospira sp. WS39.C2 DNA encodes these proteins:
- the efp gene encoding elongation factor P, producing the protein MNLGITEVKKGMILKIENELYSVVKTEFVNPGKGSAFIRTKLKNIVRDSSIERTFKAAEKLESVDLERRKMQYCYADGDQIIFMDVNDYEQIPVSKDYVEDILPFMKEETAVEVSFYNDKPIGVTPPNFAILEVTYAEDGLKGDTTGLALKRVTVETGGEVQVPIFIKQGDTVKIDLRDLTYVERVNK; encoded by the coding sequence ATGAACTTAGGCATTACAGAAGTAAAAAAAGGGATGATCCTCAAAATCGAGAATGAGCTTTATTCCGTCGTCAAAACAGAATTTGTGAACCCTGGAAAGGGTTCAGCATTCATCCGCACCAAACTCAAAAACATTGTCCGTGATTCTTCCATTGAAAGAACCTTCAAAGCAGCAGAGAAATTGGAAAGTGTGGATTTGGAACGCCGTAAAATGCAGTATTGTTATGCTGATGGTGACCAAATCATTTTTATGGATGTCAACGATTACGAACAAATTCCTGTTTCCAAAGATTATGTGGAAGACATCCTTCCTTTTATGAAAGAAGAAACAGCAGTGGAAGTATCATTTTACAATGACAAACCAATTGGTGTGACACCTCCTAACTTTGCTATTTTGGAAGTGACTTACGCGGAAGACGGATTAAAAGGTGACACCACTGGTCTTGCTCTCAAACGAGTGACTGTAGAAACGGGTGGTGAAGTCCAAGTTCCGATCTTTATCAAACAAGGGGATACGGTGAAAATCGATCTTCGTGATTTGACTTACGTGGAGCGCGTTAACAAATAG
- a CDS encoding KamA family radical SAM protein translates to MTWSDWKWQLQNRITNLADLEGKISLTEEERDCFAQAYEQFQFAVTPYYLARLDQNNPNCPIRKQILPRSGELVRRPNEIDDPLAEETYMPVKGVTHRYPDRAIWYISHVCAVYCRFCTRKRKVSLPEETPNRNEWEKALEYFRTQTKLREVILSGGDPLTLSDSSLDYLLGELKQIPHLNHIRIHTRHPVTMPMRLTESLNSVFSKYFPIYMVTHFNHPNEISEETKFYVMRMIKEGHISVFNQSVLLAGINDDAKILSDLNYKLISIGIKPYYLHQCDEVFGSSDFVVPMEKGIEIYRKLRGYHSGITIPSYVKDLTGGGGKVLLSPNYLQKKTEKGYLFQNYLGDEYEVGH, encoded by the coding sequence ATGACTTGGTCCGATTGGAAATGGCAATTACAAAACCGCATCACAAACTTAGCGGATTTGGAAGGGAAAATCTCTCTCACTGAAGAAGAGAGGGATTGCTTTGCACAAGCCTATGAACAGTTCCAATTTGCAGTGACTCCATACTATCTGGCAAGGTTGGACCAAAACAACCCCAACTGCCCCATCCGAAAACAAATCCTGCCGAGATCAGGAGAACTTGTCCGACGGCCAAACGAAATTGATGACCCACTCGCAGAAGAAACTTATATGCCTGTGAAAGGGGTAACACACCGCTACCCTGATCGTGCGATATGGTACATCTCTCATGTATGTGCAGTGTATTGCCGTTTTTGTACACGAAAACGAAAGGTATCTCTTCCTGAGGAAACACCAAATCGTAATGAATGGGAAAAGGCTCTCGAATACTTCCGAACGCAAACCAAACTACGAGAGGTGATTTTGTCTGGAGGAGATCCACTCACACTTTCCGATTCTTCTTTGGATTATTTATTGGGAGAATTAAAACAAATCCCTCATCTCAACCATATTCGAATTCATACCCGCCATCCTGTGACTATGCCCATGAGACTTACTGAAAGTTTGAATTCTGTATTTTCGAAATACTTCCCAATCTATATGGTCACTCATTTTAACCATCCGAATGAAATTTCTGAAGAAACGAAATTCTATGTTATGCGAATGATAAAAGAAGGGCATATTTCTGTTTTTAACCAATCGGTGTTACTTGCAGGGATCAACGATGATGCAAAAATTTTATCTGACTTAAACTACAAATTAATCTCAATTGGTATCAAACCCTATTACCTCCACCAATGTGATGAAGTTTTTGGAAGTTCTGACTTTGTGGTTCCTATGGAAAAAGGAATCGAGATTTACCGCAAACTGCGTGGTTACCATTCAGGGATCACAATCCCTAGTTATGTAAAAGACCTCACTGGTGGTGGAGGGAAAGTTTTACTCTCTCCCAATTATTTGCAAAAGAAAACGGAGAAAGGGTATCTATTTCAAAATTATTTGGGAGATGAATATGAAGTGGGGCACTAA
- the msrB gene encoding peptide-methionine (R)-S-oxide reductase MsrB, giving the protein MKVKKSNSRSLTRMKRNFVVSLLSVMILSMFTSFCCSPSAKGNAKKQENPELRKKLSDLQYRVTQEDDTEPPFQNEYWDNHEEGIYVDIVSKEPLFSSKDKFESGTGWPSFTKPLVKSNVIEIEDNSYGMIRTEVRSKQGDSHLGHVFDDGPRPTGKRYCMNSASMEFIPKTKLKERGYEAFLSEFQK; this is encoded by the coding sequence ATGAAAGTAAAAAAATCAAATTCACGGAGTCTAACTCGTATGAAACGAAATTTTGTGGTTTCTCTGTTATCTGTCATGATTTTGTCTATGTTCACTTCTTTTTGTTGTTCTCCCTCTGCGAAAGGAAACGCAAAAAAACAAGAAAATCCCGAGTTACGAAAAAAACTCAGTGATCTACAATACCGTGTAACGCAAGAAGACGATACAGAACCACCTTTCCAAAATGAATATTGGGACAATCATGAAGAAGGGATCTACGTTGATATTGTTTCCAAAGAACCTCTTTTTAGTTCAAAAGACAAGTTTGAATCAGGAACAGGATGGCCTAGTTTTACAAAACCCTTGGTGAAATCTAATGTCATCGAAATAGAAGACAATTCTTATGGAATGATAAGAACAGAAGTTAGGTCAAAACAAGGGGATTCCCATTTAGGACATGTGTTTGATGATGGACCAAGGCCCACAGGCAAAAGATATTGTATGAACTCAGCTTCAATGGAATTCATTCCGAAAACCAAACTCAAAGAAAGAGGATACGAAGCCTTTTTATCGGAATTTCAAAAGTAG
- a CDS encoding ATP-binding protein, with amino-acid sequence MQIAPLPKNEAARLSALKGLEILDTPEEEMFDEITKLASMICNAPISLVSLIDETRQWFKSHHGLKARETPRSLAFCSHAILGDEMFVVPNAKHDTRFKNNPLVNGDPNVIFYAGIPLALDDQIKLGTLCVIDNKPRELNEEQLQMLRLLGKQTVRLLQMRKDRDKLEIEKRSAERATAAKRDFIAAISHDIRNPLNSLLGMSEMIREQQIPESIQSYVDHIQNAGEVILNLVNDTIELSRLEENVSVLNNEWFNLSQCLAVYHNFFKQETKRKKIEFQLKNEISETVFLLADKRKLEKIIWNLTANAVKFTVHGTVFCHVYLETKADENANLIIQIKDTGPGISPEIKDRLFQKYNEFAPEGCEISGSGLGLSIVKLSLEEMDGEINVESKLGEGSTFQVKIPIVWKREELTSENIVQSNKKDLNPPNFGSRKKVLIADDNELNRKVLKNYLRPLPFDIVEANNGIETERILRSESFDIAFLDIEMPGKHGTEIAKSLSTDQKRPILFACTGLCMPEEKEQILSSGFEYFMPKPYLKEELYSHLSEIAKKHP; translated from the coding sequence ATGCAGATCGCTCCCTTGCCAAAAAATGAGGCCGCAAGACTTTCCGCTTTGAAAGGACTTGAGATTCTAGACACTCCTGAAGAGGAAATGTTTGATGAAATCACAAAACTAGCTTCAATGATCTGCAATGCCCCGATTTCCCTTGTCAGTTTGATTGATGAAACACGGCAATGGTTTAAATCCCACCATGGACTTAAAGCCAGAGAAACTCCGCGTTCCCTTGCTTTTTGTTCCCATGCCATTTTAGGCGATGAAATGTTTGTGGTTCCAAATGCAAAACATGACACACGTTTCAAAAATAACCCACTTGTGAATGGGGATCCAAATGTTATATTTTATGCAGGAATCCCACTTGCATTAGATGACCAAATCAAATTGGGAACACTCTGTGTCATTGATAACAAACCAAGAGAACTTAACGAAGAACAATTACAAATGTTACGACTTCTAGGAAAACAAACAGTTCGGCTTTTGCAAATGCGTAAGGACAGAGACAAACTCGAAATTGAAAAAAGATCTGCAGAAAGAGCAACAGCAGCAAAACGTGATTTTATAGCCGCGATTAGCCATGACATTCGGAATCCATTAAATTCACTCCTCGGTATGTCGGAAATGATCCGGGAACAACAAATCCCTGAATCAATTCAAAGTTATGTGGACCACATACAAAACGCTGGTGAAGTGATCCTCAACTTGGTAAATGATACGATAGAACTTTCTCGATTGGAAGAAAATGTGTCCGTCTTAAATAATGAATGGTTTAATCTAAGCCAATGTTTAGCGGTATACCATAATTTTTTCAAACAAGAAACTAAACGGAAAAAAATAGAATTCCAATTGAAGAACGAAATTTCTGAAACAGTATTTTTGTTAGCTGATAAACGAAAATTAGAAAAAATCATTTGGAACTTAACTGCAAATGCAGTAAAATTTACCGTACATGGAACCGTTTTTTGCCATGTTTATTTAGAAACTAAAGCTGATGAAAATGCAAATCTAATCATTCAGATCAAAGACACAGGTCCTGGGATTTCTCCAGAGATCAAAGACCGACTCTTCCAAAAATACAATGAATTTGCTCCAGAAGGATGTGAGATATCTGGATCAGGACTTGGTCTCTCTATCGTAAAACTTTCGTTAGAAGAAATGGATGGAGAAATCAATGTCGAATCCAAATTAGGGGAAGGGAGTACATTCCAAGTGAAAATTCCAATTGTTTGGAAACGAGAGGAATTAACTTCTGAAAACATAGTCCAATCAAACAAAAAAGATTTGAACCCCCCGAATTTTGGCTCTCGAAAAAAAGTTCTGATTGCTGATGATAATGAACTGAACCGAAAGGTTTTAAAAAATTACTTACGACCTCTCCCTTTTGACATTGTAGAAGCAAATAACGGGATCGAAACAGAACGTATCCTAAGATCGGAGAGTTTTGACATCGCCTTTCTTGACATTGAGATGCCAGGGAAACACGGGACAGAAATTGCCAAATCCCTCTCTACCGACCAAAAACGACCTATTTTATTTGCCTGTACTGGACTCTGTATGCCGGAAGAAAAGGAACAGATCCTTTCCTCGGGTTTTGAGTACTTTATGCCCAAACCTTACTTAAAAGAAGAATTGTACTCCCATTTGTCCGAAATCGCCAAAAAACACCCGTAA
- a CDS encoding DEAD/DEAH box helicase, whose product MTKNDTEVGNDFQSFGLRPEILQGITEAGFESPSPIQKQAIPLVLEGKDLIAQAQTGTGKTAAYGLPCLNRINVEDGMQVLVLTPTRELALQVSDELFKLGKHLGIKTTTIYGGSSYSKQITQVAKGAQVAVATPGRLLDLLKGKELKNFKPSMVILDEADEMLDMGFMDDIESIFNLLPTKRQTLLFSATMPEPIKKLASKYQTHPAHVKIAATEKSSKNIEQVYYIIDEAERETAVVRILDYESPFKAIIFTKTKKEADDLKATLSFKGYPVEALHGDLNQKQREQVLKSLHDGRVKILVATDVAARGLDVKDLSLVINYHLPFDSESYTHRIGRTGRAGKSGKAVTLVTTRESRALLRLKGTSGTQLTIAALPTKKEVHARREEDFLNKIVETEIHADAEEVLEKLLKLDDKRSVALKLLSNMLDKAKISGPEKIGKTPAEWSEMPPGGGSGGGRRRRDDGGGSGSRGGYRGGRSNSDRSERGERSDRGGERKERGGESRRSSTPSSSKKEGGVFVKAAGKKTQRFRNK is encoded by the coding sequence ATGACTAAGAATGACACCGAAGTTGGAAATGACTTCCAATCCTTCGGATTACGTCCTGAAATACTACAAGGAATCACTGAAGCAGGCTTCGAATCACCAAGCCCTATCCAAAAACAAGCGATTCCGCTCGTATTGGAAGGAAAAGATTTAATCGCACAAGCGCAGACCGGTACCGGAAAAACTGCAGCTTACGGACTCCCCTGTTTGAACCGAATCAATGTAGAAGATGGCATGCAAGTGCTCGTCCTCACACCAACTCGGGAACTTGCATTGCAAGTATCAGATGAATTGTTCAAATTGGGAAAACATTTAGGAATCAAAACCACCACGATTTATGGCGGTAGTTCCTATTCTAAACAAATCACTCAAGTGGCAAAAGGTGCCCAAGTTGCAGTAGCAACTCCTGGCAGACTCCTTGACCTATTAAAAGGTAAGGAACTTAAAAATTTCAAACCATCAATGGTGATTTTAGACGAAGCAGATGAAATGCTTGATATGGGATTTATGGATGATATCGAATCCATCTTTAACTTACTTCCCACCAAACGCCAAACATTATTATTTTCTGCAACAATGCCCGAACCAATTAAAAAATTGGCGAGTAAATACCAAACACACCCTGCTCACGTAAAGATTGCAGCAACAGAAAAATCTTCTAAAAACATCGAACAAGTATATTACATAATCGATGAAGCAGAACGTGAAACAGCTGTTGTACGGATTTTGGATTATGAAAGCCCATTTAAGGCAATCATTTTCACAAAAACGAAAAAAGAAGCTGATGATCTGAAAGCAACCCTTAGTTTCAAAGGATACCCAGTTGAAGCTCTTCACGGAGACTTAAACCAAAAACAAAGAGAACAAGTTTTGAAAAGCCTACATGATGGCCGAGTGAAAATCCTTGTGGCAACTGACGTTGCAGCACGTGGTCTTGACGTAAAAGATTTGTCTCTTGTGATCAACTACCACCTACCTTTTGATAGCGAAAGTTATACGCACCGTATTGGACGTACTGGCCGAGCAGGAAAATCGGGTAAGGCTGTAACTCTTGTAACAACAAGAGAATCAAGAGCCCTTCTCCGACTAAAAGGAACATCTGGAACTCAACTTACCATTGCAGCACTTCCCACTAAAAAGGAAGTACACGCAAGACGAGAAGAAGACTTCCTGAACAAAATTGTCGAAACCGAAATCCATGCCGATGCAGAAGAAGTATTGGAAAAACTTTTGAAGTTAGACGACAAACGTTCTGTCGCTTTAAAACTGCTTTCCAATATGCTCGACAAAGCTAAAATCAGCGGCCCTGAAAAAATCGGAAAAACCCCAGCGGAATGGAGCGAAATGCCTCCAGGTGGTGGTTCTGGTGGAGGAAGACGTCGTCGGGATGATGGTGGTGGATCAGGAAGCCGCGGTGGTTACCGTGGTGGAAGGTCCAACAGTGATCGCAGCGAACGTGGTGAAAGAAGTGATCGCGGCGGAGAAAGAAAGGAACGTGGTGGAGAAAGCCGCCGTTCCAGCACCCCCTCTTCTTCTAAAAAAGAAGGTGGAGTGTTTGTGAAAGCGGCTGGGAAAAAAACTCAGCGTTTTCGAAACAAGTAG
- a CDS encoding cyclopropane-fatty-acyl-phospholipid synthase family protein, whose amino-acid sequence MNFTDSNKEEESSSFSINSLLEKDIFPDWLIRFRIRQLLDLRIKQERKENATAQLEHKMNYVNSLKNSPIAVHTEAANEQHYEVPSDFFTYVMGPRMKYSSGYWPTLDTSFAESEEEMLRITVERAEIKNGMRVLDLGCGWGSISLYIAEKFPKCKVTGVSNSRTQKEFIDKRAKERGLKNLTIITKDMNDFTTKDKFDRIVSVEMLEHMKNYEKLFEKLSKFLVADGKFFVHIFTHKEFAYPFEVIDETDWMAKYFFTGGQMPSDDLFLYFQKDFLMENHWVVNGTHYARTSEAWYENMIENKDKLMPILASTYGEKEKTKWFVYWKVFFLACAELWGYRNGEEWFVSHYLFRKR is encoded by the coding sequence ATGAATTTCACTGATTCGAACAAAGAGGAAGAGTCATCTTCTTTTAGTATCAACTCACTTTTAGAAAAGGACATTTTTCCAGATTGGCTCATTCGTTTCCGTATCCGACAATTGCTTGATCTTCGCATCAAACAAGAGCGAAAAGAAAACGCTACCGCACAACTCGAACACAAAATGAATTATGTGAATTCTTTAAAGAATTCTCCAATTGCTGTACATACAGAAGCAGCTAACGAACAACACTACGAAGTCCCAAGTGATTTTTTCACTTATGTGATGGGACCGAGGATGAAATACTCTTCTGGGTATTGGCCAACTCTAGATACCAGTTTTGCTGAATCGGAAGAAGAGATGTTACGCATCACTGTGGAACGTGCAGAAATCAAAAATGGAATGCGTGTTCTTGACCTTGGTTGTGGTTGGGGCAGTATCTCTCTTTACATCGCCGAAAAATTTCCGAAATGTAAAGTAACGGGTGTTTCCAATTCCCGCACCCAAAAAGAATTCATCGACAAACGTGCCAAAGAACGAGGATTAAAAAACCTTACCATTATCACAAAGGATATGAATGATTTCACCACAAAGGATAAGTTCGATCGCATTGTGTCTGTGGAAATGTTAGAACACATGAAAAACTATGAGAAACTATTTGAGAAATTATCCAAGTTTCTTGTAGCAGATGGAAAGTTTTTTGTACATATATTCACCCACAAAGAATTTGCATATCCTTTTGAAGTGATTGATGAAACGGATTGGATGGCAAAGTATTTTTTCACCGGTGGCCAAATGCCTTCTGATGATTTGTTTTTGTATTTCCAAAAAGACTTTCTAATGGAAAACCACTGGGTGGTAAACGGAACGCATTACGCGAGAACAAGTGAAGCTTGGTATGAAAACATGATCGAAAACAAGGATAAGCTCATGCCTATCCTTGCGAGCACATACGGCGAAAAAGAAAAAACCAAATGGTTTGTTTATTGGAAAGTTTTCTTTCTCGCCTGTGCAGAGTTATGGGGTTATCGAAACGGAGAAGAGTGGTTTGTGAGCCACTACTTGTTTCGAAAACGCTGA
- a CDS encoding DUF1295 domain-containing protein: MDNILIPYLTAVIFTFCFMTLMWFWGKTRDNYAVIDVGWGLVIAGIATVLSFFGNGTLVAKLAVLIPVWVWALRLSGFLYFTRIRTNHPEDKRYAGFRSDYGDKVHSKMFTNVFLLQGVLALLLSFPFYFASNWNLFPNVGLSGPNGTLMVWIGWTLFILGVIGETIADKDLHKFLSVQANKGKVCNLGLWKYTRHPNYFFEWVIWLGIGVIPILSSPEAIGSLFTPVFMFVLLRFVSGVPFAEKYSLQSKGDLFREYMRTTNAFFPWFPKQ, translated from the coding sequence TTGGATAATATTTTAATTCCGTATCTAACGGCTGTTATTTTCACTTTTTGTTTTATGACTTTGATGTGGTTTTGGGGAAAAACCCGAGACAATTATGCCGTCATCGATGTGGGTTGGGGGCTTGTGATTGCAGGCATTGCAACAGTCCTTTCATTTTTTGGAAATGGGACTTTGGTTGCAAAGTTAGCAGTTCTCATCCCAGTTTGGGTTTGGGCACTTCGGTTGTCGGGGTTTTTGTACTTCACACGCATCCGCACAAACCACCCAGAAGACAAACGTTATGCTGGGTTTCGGAGTGATTATGGTGATAAAGTCCATAGTAAGATGTTTACCAATGTTTTTTTATTACAAGGAGTATTAGCACTTCTATTATCTTTTCCATTTTACTTTGCTTCTAATTGGAACTTGTTTCCAAATGTTGGATTGTCTGGTCCCAATGGAACCCTTATGGTTTGGATAGGATGGACTTTGTTTATATTAGGTGTCATTGGGGAAACCATTGCTGACAAAGACCTACACAAATTCCTTTCGGTTCAGGCAAACAAAGGTAAGGTGTGTAATCTTGGCCTATGGAAGTACACAAGACACCCCAACTACTTTTTTGAATGGGTGATTTGGCTTGGGATTGGAGTGATTCCGATTCTATCGTCGCCAGAGGCTATTGGTTCTCTCTTTACCCCCGTTTTTATGTTTGTGTTGTTACGATTTGTATCCGGTGTCCCTTTTGCTGAAAAATATTCACTTCAGTCGAAAGGAGATTTATTTCGCGAGTACATGCGCACCACAAACGCATTTTTCCCTTGGTTTCCAAAACAATAA
- a CDS encoding SDR family NAD(P)-dependent oxidoreductase, translated as MKKEFWNDTVVVITGASSGIGKALLEELAVFPCQLVLLARRAGDIPEPITKHKDTVFHRVTCDLADPSSVEDAIGWISKRINRVDVLFNNAGITAHGRFDSLTMDVYQKTFATNFFGPIQFIQGLLPLVKKAKGNIVTTSTVSALYGVPGRAAYSASKSALHAALESLRIESLDSGIGVSLVCVPYTDTALRTSGLDAGGNVLSEAPAKGKRKSAKEVAHVLMKVAKEKEARLVTFNLSGKFLEWMRFFSPKFLEKILYKKLYNDFKTH; from the coding sequence ATGAAAAAAGAATTTTGGAACGATACCGTCGTAGTGATCACTGGAGCTTCCAGTGGGATTGGAAAGGCACTATTGGAAGAACTTGCCGTATTCCCTTGCCAATTGGTGCTTTTGGCACGCCGAGCAGGTGATATTCCCGAACCAATCACAAAACACAAAGATACAGTTTTCCATCGTGTTACTTGTGACTTAGCCGACCCTAGTTCCGTTGAGGACGCCATTGGTTGGATCTCAAAACGAATCAATCGTGTAGATGTTTTATTTAATAATGCAGGGATCACGGCCCATGGTCGGTTTGATTCCCTTACAATGGACGTGTACCAAAAGACATTTGCTACCAATTTTTTTGGACCCATCCAATTCATCCAAGGCCTTCTCCCTCTAGTGAAGAAAGCCAAAGGGAATATTGTTACCACATCAACTGTTTCTGCTTTGTATGGAGTGCCTGGGCGCGCAGCTTATTCAGCTTCTAAGTCTGCCCTTCATGCTGCACTCGAATCCCTCCGCATTGAAAGTTTAGATTCAGGGATTGGGGTATCCCTTGTTTGTGTACCTTATACGGACACAGCACTCCGTACTTCTGGTCTTGATGCCGGAGGGAATGTTCTTTCGGAAGCTCCTGCTAAAGGCAAACGCAAGTCGGCAAAAGAAGTCGCCCATGTATTAATGAAGGTTGCAAAGGAAAAAGAAGCAAGGCTTGTGACGTTCAATTTGAGCGGTAAGTTTTTAGAATGGATGCGATTTTTCTCTCCCAAGTTTTTAGAAAAAATTCTCTATAAAAAACTCTACAACGACTTCAAAACACATTGA
- a CDS encoding NAD(P)-dependent alcohol dehydrogenase — translation MGNKVWEIQGNFGIQNLKVTERDIPETLAPKEVLVRLTATSLNYRDYLMVIGTYNPRQKLPLIPCSDGAGVVEAVGSEVTLWKKGDRVLPIFAQKWLDGAPNMDNLRSTLGGPNDGCLAHYGKFSEEGLVATPSHLNDKEAATLGCAGLTAYNAVVNFGGIEPGSDVLCLGTGGVSLFALQFAKMMGARVIITSSSDEKLVRAKSLGADETINYANKTNWERDVRKHTKMAGADLIIEVGGAGTMQKSMMSVKPYGTIALIGVLAGGESSLSLYPILMQGVKVQGVIVGSRSDFVQMNRAIEQNKMKPVVDKVFGWEEVPEALQYLQTGKHFGKVVVSWE, via the coding sequence ATGGGAAATAAAGTATGGGAAATCCAAGGGAATTTTGGAATCCAAAATCTAAAAGTAACAGAACGTGATATACCAGAAACACTTGCTCCCAAAGAAGTACTCGTTCGCCTAACAGCGACTTCTCTCAATTATCGTGATTATTTAATGGTGATTGGCACTTACAACCCAAGGCAAAAACTCCCACTCATCCCTTGTTCTGATGGAGCTGGAGTAGTAGAAGCCGTAGGATCTGAGGTTACCCTTTGGAAAAAGGGAGACAGAGTCCTACCAATTTTCGCCCAAAAGTGGCTAGATGGTGCTCCCAATATGGACAATTTACGTTCTACCTTAGGTGGCCCAAATGACGGTTGTTTGGCGCATTATGGAAAATTTTCAGAAGAAGGACTTGTTGCCACCCCAAGCCACTTAAACGACAAAGAAGCAGCTACACTTGGATGTGCTGGCCTTACCGCTTATAATGCAGTTGTAAATTTTGGTGGGATTGAACCTGGTAGTGATGTACTTTGCCTTGGTACTGGTGGTGTTTCTTTATTTGCCTTACAGTTTGCCAAGATGATGGGAGCTCGTGTCATCATCACTTCTTCAAGTGATGAAAAATTGGTTCGTGCCAAATCTTTAGGTGCAGACGAAACCATTAACTATGCAAACAAAACCAATTGGGAACGTGATGTGCGAAAACACACCAAAATGGCAGGGGCTGATCTCATCATTGAAGTGGGTGGAGCTGGGACTATGCAAAAGTCGATGATGAGTGTAAAACCTTACGGAACGATTGCACTTATCGGTGTTCTTGCTGGTGGTGAGTCCAGTTTGTCGCTTTATCCCATCCTCATGCAAGGCGTGAAGGTACAAGGTGTCATTGTGGGAAGCCGCAGTGACTTTGTCCAAATGAACCGTGCCATCGAACAAAACAAAATGAAACCCGTCGTGGACAAGGTATTTGGTTGGGAAGAAGTGCCGGAAGCTTTACAATACTTACAAACGGGAAAACATTTTGGGAAAGTAGTTGTGAGTTGGGAATAA
- a CDS encoding metallophosphoesterase gives MTKRIFRFILIGLFILVLNSFIFERYIIRFPVYEITSKKIPKSFDGYQIAVVSDLHYGFLNPEFWIHYVIRSINNKNPDLIVGLGDYVKKRNFNEELIGVWPLLKLLKAKDTEVFVNGNHDHWANHKLALSLLEESKKSLRNQTLKIKRGNDSITLGGLGDFWEDHIPIDTVFKKTNSSQFRIAIGHNPDSAESYHTEKIDLFIMGHTHGGQVRIPFLNFSPVLPVKNQKFDMGLKKTKWDELVFISAGIGWSILPIRFNCPSEVPILILRHE, from the coding sequence ATGACCAAAAGAATTTTTAGATTCATACTAATTGGCCTCTTCATTTTAGTATTAAATTCTTTTATATTCGAACGTTACATCATTCGTTTTCCAGTTTATGAAATCACATCGAAAAAAATTCCAAAAAGTTTTGATGGTTATCAAATTGCCGTAGTTTCTGATTTACATTATGGATTTCTGAATCCAGAATTTTGGATCCACTATGTGATAAGGTCCATCAATAACAAAAATCCTGATTTAATTGTTGGCCTTGGCGATTATGTGAAAAAAAGAAATTTTAACGAAGAATTAATTGGTGTTTGGCCCCTACTCAAACTTTTGAAAGCCAAAGATACAGAAGTTTTTGTAAACGGCAACCATGACCATTGGGCTAATCATAAACTTGCTTTATCTCTATTAGAAGAAAGTAAAAAATCCCTTCGCAATCAAACTCTAAAAATCAAACGAGGGAATGATTCCATTACACTTGGTGGTTTAGGGGATTTTTGGGAAGATCATATACCGATCGATACTGTTTTTAAAAAAACAAACTCGAGCCAGTTTCGCATTGCAATTGGACACAATCCAGATTCTGCAGAGTCCTATCACACAGAAAAAATAGATTTGTTCATCATGGGGCATACACATGGAGGGCAAGTCAGAATCCCCTTCCTTAATTTTTCTCCCGTTTTACCCGTTAAAAACCAGAAATTTGATATGGGATTAAAAAAAACAAAATGGGATGAGTTAGTCTTTATCTCAGCAGGTATTGGTTGGTCCATTCTCCCTATTAGGTTCAATTGTCCTTCTGAAGTACCAATTCTGATCTTAAGGCATGAGTGA
- a CDS encoding N-acetyltransferase family protein, translating into MLIREGKPSDIPQIYQLILKKADFDRSLGDFNGTVTTDETKIKDTMFNPNPFAFVFLAIHESGQTIGMALYHIRYSSFKGLPSIWLDDLYLLEGYRGLGIGEKLFTKLTNLALQIKATHLGWVASDLNSIGKSFYTKLGAKIVGQIGSTLHYEFIMDQSIRPK; encoded by the coding sequence ATGTTGATTCGAGAAGGGAAACCCTCTGATATTCCGCAGATTTATCAGTTAATTCTTAAAAAAGCTGATTTTGATAGAAGCCTCGGTGATTTTAATGGAACCGTCACAACGGATGAAACCAAAATCAAAGATACTATGTTCAATCCAAATCCCTTTGCTTTTGTTTTTTTAGCAATCCATGAATCGGGCCAAACCATAGGGATGGCACTGTATCATATTCGTTATTCCTCGTTTAAAGGTCTCCCTTCCATTTGGTTGGATGATCTTTACCTTCTAGAGGGATATAGAGGTCTTGGTATAGGAGAAAAATTATTTACCAAACTTACCAATTTGGCGCTCCAAATCAAAGCGACTCATCTTGGTTGGGTAGCTAGTGATTTGAATTCGATAGGTAAATCCTTTTATACGAAACTAGGCGCAAAAATTGTGGGACAAATTGGTTCGACTCTGCATTACGAATTTATCATGGACCAATCCATCCGGCCAAAATAA